A genomic window from Streptomyces sp. WMMC940 includes:
- the purU gene encoding formyltetrahydrofolate deformylase codes for MTDQYVLTLSCPDKQGIVHAVSSYLFITGCNIEDSRQFGDRDTGLFFMRVHFSAEDPVTVEKLRAGFAAVGDSFSMDWQIHRADERMRIVLLVSRFGHCLNDLLFRSRIGALPVDIAAVVSNHTDFAELAASYGIPFRHIPVTKDTKPQAEAELLELVREENVELVVLARYMQVLSDDLCKQLSGRIINIHHSFLPSFKGAKPYHQAHARGVKLIGATAHYVTADLDEGPIIEQEVERVGHEVTPEQLVAVGRDVECQALARAVKWHAEHRILLNGHRTVVFA; via the coding sequence ATGACCGACCAGTACGTCCTCACGCTCTCCTGCCCGGACAAACAGGGCATCGTGCACGCCGTGTCCAGCTACCTCTTCATCACCGGCTGCAACATCGAGGACAGCCGGCAGTTCGGAGACCGGGACACCGGCCTGTTCTTCATGCGGGTGCACTTCTCGGCCGAGGACCCGGTGACCGTGGAAAAGCTGCGCGCCGGCTTCGCCGCGGTGGGCGACTCGTTCTCCATGGACTGGCAGATCCACCGCGCCGACGAGCGCATGCGGATCGTGCTGCTGGTCAGCAGGTTCGGCCACTGCCTGAACGACCTGCTGTTCCGGTCGAGGATCGGTGCCCTGCCGGTCGACATCGCCGCCGTGGTCTCCAACCACACCGACTTCGCGGAACTCGCCGCCTCCTACGGCATTCCGTTCCGGCACATCCCGGTCACCAAGGACACCAAGCCGCAGGCCGAGGCGGAACTGCTGGAGCTGGTGCGCGAGGAGAACGTCGAACTGGTCGTGCTCGCGCGCTACATGCAGGTCCTCTCCGACGACCTCTGCAAGCAGCTGAGCGGCCGGATCATCAACATCCACCACTCCTTCCTGCCGAGCTTCAAGGGCGCGAAGCCGTACCACCAGGCGCACGCCCGCGGTGTGAAGCTGATCGGCGCGACGGCGCACTATGTGACGGCCGACCTGGACGAGGGCCCGATCATCGAGCAGGAGGTGGAGCGCGTCGGCCACGAGGTGACGCCGGAACAACTGGTCGCGGTCGGCCGCGACGTGGAGTGCCAGGCCCTTGCCCGCGCGGTGAAGTGGCACGCGGAACACCGGATCCTCCTGAACGGCCACCGCACGGTGGTGTTCGCCTGA
- a CDS encoding SCO4402 family protein yields MGDMPLNDMPWWRWRAHVRSALHMFSDPAFHQETWLAGHEGYGDVTDAVYRLVEDTWLDNWSAEKYVGTIFRDSGEAALVDVAVLRVLRIMHQVGADAPVSAYLEHHAWPEAVRAAREAHVLLATNDGEDPDAPPRTLEVLRIMTRSA; encoded by the coding sequence ATGGGCGACATGCCGCTCAACGACATGCCCTGGTGGCGCTGGCGTGCCCATGTGCGCTCGGCGCTGCACATGTTCTCCGACCCCGCCTTCCACCAGGAGACCTGGCTGGCGGGCCATGAGGGGTACGGCGACGTCACCGACGCCGTCTACCGGCTGGTCGAGGACACCTGGCTGGACAACTGGTCCGCCGAGAAGTACGTGGGGACGATCTTCCGGGACTCCGGTGAGGCCGCGCTCGTCGACGTGGCCGTGCTGCGGGTGCTGCGGATCATGCACCAGGTCGGCGCGGACGCGCCGGTCTCGGCGTACCTGGAGCACCACGCCTGGCCGGAGGCCGTCCGGGCCGCGCGGGAGGCCCACGTACTGCTGGCGACGAACGACGGGGAGGACCCGGACGCCCCGCCGCGCACCCTGGAAGTGCTGCGGATCATGACGCGTTCGGCCTGA
- a CDS encoding ABC transporter substrate-binding protein, which produces MTGRRRSSFSHPLRTATALAACTAAVGASLAGCGVLPGGSAGAREPITVMTFAPEETRATNMPGMPAMAQAYAKYVNEKGGIDGHELRVLTCNEHNTTAGAAACARRAAAEGAVAVVGSYSQNGRAFMAPLEAAGIPYIGGYGVSEEEFTSYLSYPVNGGQPALLAGNGRQLADSCRQVSLVRPDTIAGDNLPVLLNTGLSEGDGRPSIDVKAAEDATEYLAEAARARDEAGGRSGCVTAVLGERTANFFDSFRRLPEDDRGVRISSVLSSVDQPLIDRTGGAGGPFEGAYMTGWYPDAGDARWGVMRQVIKDHAFGDDRIDPADAGVQTTWIAYTVLKKVIEALDRDSVTPSALSHALDTGVSVDTGGLTPALRWRFEDMLGVPGFPRIVNPNVTFQVVRDGRLVAQRPGFVNVARTMSQVPLV; this is translated from the coding sequence ATGACCGGTAGGCGACGCTCCTCCTTCTCCCACCCCCTCAGGACCGCGACGGCCCTCGCCGCGTGCACGGCGGCCGTCGGCGCGTCACTCGCCGGGTGCGGGGTGCTCCCCGGCGGATCGGCGGGAGCCAGGGAGCCGATCACCGTGATGACCTTCGCCCCCGAGGAGACCCGGGCCACGAACATGCCCGGAATGCCCGCCATGGCCCAGGCGTACGCCAAGTACGTCAACGAGAAGGGCGGCATCGACGGTCACGAGCTGCGGGTGCTGACCTGCAACGAGCACAACACGACGGCGGGTGCGGCGGCCTGTGCCCGGCGCGCGGCGGCCGAGGGCGCGGTCGCCGTGGTCGGCTCGTACAGCCAGAACGGCCGGGCCTTCATGGCGCCGCTGGAAGCCGCGGGCATTCCGTACATCGGCGGCTACGGGGTGTCCGAGGAGGAGTTCACCAGCTACCTCTCCTACCCGGTGAACGGAGGCCAGCCGGCGCTCCTCGCCGGCAACGGCCGGCAGTTGGCGGACAGCTGCCGCCAGGTGTCGCTGGTGCGGCCCGACACGATCGCCGGCGACAACCTGCCGGTGCTGCTGAACACCGGGCTGTCCGAGGGCGACGGGCGGCCGTCCATCGACGTCAAGGCCGCGGAGGACGCCACCGAGTACCTGGCGGAGGCCGCGCGGGCCCGGGACGAGGCCGGCGGCCGGAGCGGCTGCGTCACGGCCGTCCTCGGCGAGCGCACCGCGAACTTCTTCGACTCCTTCCGCCGGCTGCCGGAGGACGACAGGGGTGTGCGGATCTCCTCCGTCCTCAGTTCCGTCGACCAGCCGCTGATCGACCGTACGGGCGGGGCCGGCGGGCCGTTCGAGGGCGCGTACATGACCGGCTGGTACCCCGACGCGGGGGACGCCCGCTGGGGCGTGATGCGGCAGGTGATCAAGGACCACGCGTTCGGCGACGACCGGATCGACCCGGCCGACGCGGGGGTCCAGACCACCTGGATCGCGTACACCGTGCTGAAGAAGGTGATCGAGGCGCTCGATCGCGACAGCGTCACCCCGAGTGCTTTGTCCCACGCCCTCGACACCGGTGTCAGCGTCGACACCGGCGGTCTCACGCCCGCGCTGCGCTGGCGCTTCGAGGACATGCTGGGCGTGCCGGGCTTCCCCCGGATCGTGAACCCGAACGTGACCTTCCAGGTCGTCCGGGACGGCCGTCTGGTCGCCCAGCGGCCGGGCTTCGTCAACGTGGCCCGGACGATGTCGCAGGTGCCCTTGGTCTGA
- a CDS encoding EF-hand domain-containing protein: MDSAEYERKIAHRFAEFDQDGNGYIDRADFSKAAAVLLSEFGTTARSDKGQALYSGAEAFWQGMAGIADVDGDQRVSRQEFVTGAVKRLRDNPRRFAEIARPFLHAVVAIADEDGSGVTRGGAERVLRALGVEPDRCTAVAAALDSDGDDRISEEQILEAFAAYYVTSEPDTP; this comes from the coding sequence ATGGACAGCGCAGAATACGAGCGCAAGATCGCCCACCGGTTCGCCGAGTTCGACCAGGACGGCAACGGCTACATCGATCGCGCGGACTTCAGCAAGGCGGCCGCGGTGCTCCTCTCCGAGTTCGGCACGACCGCACGCTCCGACAAGGGGCAGGCCCTGTACTCGGGCGCGGAGGCGTTCTGGCAGGGCATGGCGGGCATCGCCGACGTCGACGGCGACCAGCGGGTCTCCCGTCAGGAGTTCGTCACGGGCGCCGTGAAGCGCCTGCGTGACAACCCCCGCCGCTTCGCGGAGATCGCCCGGCCCTTCCTGCACGCCGTCGTCGCCATCGCCGACGAGGACGGTTCCGGGGTCACCCGGGGCGGCGCCGAGCGGGTGCTCCGCGCCCTCGGCGTCGAGCCCGACCGCTGCACGGCGGTGGCCGCCGCGCTGGACTCCGACGGGGACGACCGGATCAGCGAGGAGCAGATCCTCGAGGCGTTCGCCGCCTACTACGTGACCTCGGAGCCCGACACCCCCTGA
- a CDS encoding STAS domain-containing protein, translated as MLRVERTEQTPWTILHIQGELDLVSSPEVRRHVHDAVAVGRRDVVLDLSGVLFCDSSGVGVLIASRRLLRSCRGRLRLILPARGAVEGSHVNRVLAALGVRRLFEVYEDVDAATDGETRPLSA; from the coding sequence ATGCTCAGGGTGGAGCGAACCGAGCAGACCCCCTGGACGATACTGCACATTCAGGGCGAACTGGATCTGGTCAGTTCCCCCGAGGTCCGGCGCCATGTGCACGACGCCGTGGCCGTGGGGCGCCGCGATGTCGTGCTGGACCTCTCCGGAGTGCTGTTCTGCGACTCCAGCGGTGTGGGCGTGCTGATCGCCTCGCGCCGGCTGCTGCGCTCCTGCCGCGGGCGGCTGAGGCTGATCCTGCCCGCCCGCGGAGCCGTCGAGGGCTCGCATGTGAACCGGGTGCTCGCCGCCCTGGGGGTGCGCCGGCTGTTCGAGGTGTACGAGGACGTGGACGCCGCCACCGACGGCGAGACGCGGCCCCTGTCCGCGTAA
- a CDS encoding sigma-70 family RNA polymerase sigma factor, with product MGKDAPPRWDRRMQQRLARGEAAALGELYDRFAALVHSQAHRVLDDDAAADQVTREVFGYVWENPDAYDPRQGSMRFWVARLTHDQAVHRLREQERTAAAECGGGTEDLEQKVRRASVAARADYIVTSMPAPLRAALELAYFQRRDYRQTAADLGVTEDEARRRLRLGLQLLATANTRALDGSSPPGPGSRR from the coding sequence ATGGGCAAGGACGCACCACCTCGCTGGGACCGCAGGATGCAGCAGCGGCTGGCGCGGGGCGAGGCCGCCGCGCTCGGCGAGTTGTACGACCGTTTCGCCGCGCTCGTCCACAGCCAGGCCCATCGCGTGCTCGACGACGACGCGGCCGCCGACCAGGTGACCCGCGAGGTGTTCGGCTACGTGTGGGAGAACCCGGACGCCTACGACCCCCGGCAGGGCTCGATGCGCTTCTGGGTGGCGCGTCTCACACACGACCAGGCCGTCCACCGGCTGCGGGAGCAGGAGCGCACGGCGGCCGCCGAGTGCGGTGGCGGCACGGAGGACCTGGAGCAGAAGGTGCGCCGCGCCTCCGTCGCCGCCCGCGCGGACTACATCGTGACGTCGATGCCCGCGCCGCTGCGGGCCGCACTGGAGCTGGCGTACTTCCAGCGCAGGGACTACCGGCAGACCGCCGCCGACCTCGGGGTCACCGAGGACGAGGCGCGCCGCCGGCTGCGGCTCGGGCTGCAACTGCTGGCGACGGCCAACACCCGCGCGCTGGACGGCTCGTCGCCTCCC